Proteins from a genomic interval of Bradyrhizobium sp. CCGB01:
- a CDS encoding DUF1269 domain-containing protein: MSDLVAIVYQTEAKAEKVRQRLLSLQKEYLISLGDAVIAVKTDSGSIKLNQLVNTTAIGAATGSFWGLLIGMIFLNPIIGVALGAASGALGGALTDFGIDDAFMKELSTALEPGNAALFVLIRNMTADKVLKEIKDAGGVVLKTSLDETKEHILRDALAKAAQPLTGEQPQGAASS, translated from the coding sequence ATGTCTGATCTTGTGGCGATCGTATACCAGACCGAAGCGAAGGCCGAGAAGGTGCGTCAGCGACTTCTCAGTCTCCAGAAAGAGTACCTGATCAGCCTTGGCGACGCGGTGATCGCGGTCAAGACGGACTCAGGCAGCATCAAGCTGAACCAGTTGGTGAACACAACGGCTATAGGTGCGGCGACCGGCAGCTTCTGGGGCCTCCTCATCGGGATGATCTTTCTGAACCCCATCATTGGTGTCGCGCTAGGGGCAGCGTCAGGAGCACTCGGAGGTGCCTTGACAGATTTTGGCATCGACGATGCCTTCATGAAGGAATTATCTACGGCGCTCGAACCCGGAAACGCCGCTCTCTTCGTTCTAATTAGGAACATGACCGCGGACAAAGTTCTGAAGGAGATCAAGGACGCCGGTGGTGTCGTATTGAAGACGTCCCTGGATGAGACGAAGGAACATATTCTACGTGACGCCCTTGCCAAGGCGGCGCAACCTCTCACCGGAGAGCAACCGCAAGGCGCGGCATCATCCTGA
- a CDS encoding outer membrane protein, with protein MKEVLLGTVALIALAAAASAADMAVRPYAKAPPMVIPIYDWTGFYIGINGGGGSAHQCWDAVNVGGVLVAPPLAMGCHDATGATVGGHIGYRWQIANSVFGMEAQGNWANFKGSNANLAFAGVHDESKSDAFGLFTGQIGYSWNNALLYVKGGAAVVRDKYRVFVFPETGLTINDGSETRWGGTVGAGLEFGFAPSWSVGVEYDHLFMGDRNVDFVSTGIVGAPAGTLAGTARIGQDVDIGLVRVNYRWGGAPAKY; from the coding sequence ATGAAAGAAGTCCTGCTGGGCACAGTAGCCCTCATCGCGCTGGCTGCCGCAGCCTCTGCCGCTGATATGGCCGTACGGCCCTACGCCAAAGCGCCCCCGATGGTCATTCCGATCTATGATTGGACCGGCTTTTACATCGGCATCAATGGCGGCGGTGGCTCCGCGCATCAATGCTGGGATGCGGTCAACGTCGGCGGTGTCCTCGTCGCTCCGCCCCTTGCGATGGGGTGTCATGATGCGACGGGCGCCACGGTGGGCGGTCACATCGGCTACCGCTGGCAGATTGCAAATTCAGTGTTCGGCATGGAGGCGCAGGGCAACTGGGCCAATTTCAAGGGCTCCAACGCCAACCTCGCTTTCGCAGGCGTCCATGATGAATCCAAGTCTGATGCATTCGGCCTGTTCACCGGCCAGATTGGTTATTCCTGGAACAATGCGCTGCTGTACGTAAAAGGTGGCGCTGCAGTCGTTCGCGACAAATACCGGGTTTTCGTTTTTCCCGAGACGGGGCTAACCATCAACGATGGCAGCGAAACTCGGTGGGGCGGCACGGTAGGGGCGGGCCTTGAATTTGGCTTCGCTCCGAGCTGGTCAGTCGGCGTTGAGTACGACCACCTGTTCATGGGCGATCGGAACGTGGACTTCGTTTCAACTGGAATCGTGGGTGCTCCGGCGGGTACTCTTGCGGGTACCGCCCGTATTGGTCAAGACGTCGATATCGGTTTGGTCCGCGTGAACTACCGCTGGGGTGGCGCACCCGCGAAATATTGA
- a CDS encoding MFS transporter, whose product MDRLPNRCILLTANLVMAVTLATIPIFASLGQLEMVQLYVATTLVGTAAVIADLAYLARVPTVVGRARLVRAQSSWQLSRSGVVAVGPFLAGWLVSAFSAPIAILADSASFVLATALLPLVPKRGAEPPPAGSGPVLGQITEGLTTVFGKPILRAVTLATGSFIFCYNAYFAVFLLYLTKYLSLDGWTIGLVLSIGALGGVMGALTAARAGRAIGLGPVLMVTLALSAAGIDFGSAAHAAAMDGSRVRGAFSVRAVVWTTTYTKSSFDTCWPRTAFRGGAMRASEAWCGDLHR is encoded by the coding sequence GTGGACCGCCTCCCAAACCGATGCATCCTGCTGACCGCCAATTTGGTGATGGCGGTAACGCTCGCAACGATTCCGATCTTCGCGAGCCTTGGGCAACTCGAAATGGTTCAGCTATATGTGGCGACCACCCTTGTCGGGACGGCCGCAGTCATCGCCGACCTGGCCTATTTGGCGCGCGTGCCGACGGTCGTGGGTCGGGCTCGACTCGTCAGGGCGCAGAGTTCCTGGCAGCTCAGCAGATCTGGCGTGGTGGCAGTCGGTCCATTCCTCGCAGGCTGGCTGGTCAGTGCGTTCTCCGCGCCCATCGCGATTCTCGCCGACTCGGCCTCTTTCGTGCTCGCCACCGCCTTGCTGCCACTGGTGCCAAAGCGCGGGGCTGAGCCCCCGCCCGCTGGATCAGGTCCGGTACTCGGTCAGATCACGGAAGGACTGACGACGGTGTTTGGCAAACCGATTCTGCGTGCTGTCACGTTGGCTACCGGCAGCTTCATCTTCTGCTACAACGCTTACTTTGCTGTCTTTCTGCTCTATTTGACCAAGTATCTAAGTTTGGACGGCTGGACGATAGGCCTAGTACTCAGCATCGGCGCACTCGGTGGCGTGATGGGTGCGCTCACCGCAGCCCGGGCCGGCCGCGCGATCGGCCTTGGGCCGGTGTTGATGGTCACGCTGGCGCTTAGCGCCGCAGGCATTGACTTTGGCAGCGCTGCTCACGCAGCCGCGATGGACGGCAGTCGTGTGCGTGGCGCTTTCTCAGTTCGTGCTGTCGTTTGGACTACAACGTACACCAAGTCCTCGTTCGATACGTGCTGGCCCCGGACCGCGTTCAGGGGCGGGGCAATGCGAGCATCCGAAGCGTGGTGTGGGGACTTGCACCGATAG